In one Pasteuria penetrans genomic region, the following are encoded:
- a CDS encoding cation-translocating P-type ATPase → MAVMLGLLDNILLVPSIGVDSSSHVCISITGECGGRDAQLPYLDWDMDRLLTHLHVDPEQGLDSTEASKRFLQGGPNRLKTAPRPALWQQFLVQFKDIMVLILLVATGLSLWLGEIIDSIAIVAIILVNAILGMVQEAKAERSLQALQSLSSPVTTVVRHGGKTRIPAEELVIGDIVFLSYGDRVPADLRLLKTSSLMIEESSLTGESDPVSKGDGVLPTQTPLADRSTVAHMGTMVVRGSGRGVVVATGMDTEMGKIARLIETTGSVSTPLQKRLVQLGRVLVVLAVFLTMIVVLAGVAHGYNASYMLLSGISLAVAAIPEGLPAIVTIALALGVQRMIRRHAIVRKLPAVETLGCATVIGSDKTGTLTENKMVVTHLWMERHLVQVTDTGLRDASRKMPDISLLERLVLVAENCNNACLLTSDKGTGDPTEVALLAWARQMRRHYSLSKHPVHRLQERAFDSERKRMSVEVQLIENGQNCWCTKGAPETVLPLCTHIVQEGRTVSLSPSVQGYLLAKSQNLAGRALRVLALADRMERGEGEEGLVFLGFVGMMDPPRKDVAQVFRICQASGIRTIMITGDHRATAEAIATQLNMRRIDSKTLTGEEMDRFDDTELCKQVEITDVYARVTPEHKLRIVRSLQANGHVVAMTGDGVNDAPAIKAADIGVAMGEGGTDVAKEASSLVLADNRFSTIVAAIEEGRNIYESIQKFVCYLLASNVGEILLMLLAMMSGFPTPLVPIQILWVNLVTDGLPALALGVDPAESNVMKNPPRDAKESIFSRGVGWKIGTRGILIGLCSLLPFLLSLRENPIDLERAQTIAFTTLVLAQLVFVFDCRSTGTIFQRKPWDNVWLLLAVASSAFLLWIVVYSSWLQPIFHTIMLTKREWVLVGVMACLPVVLAGLLDRWRMVGLGLLRKTVRGSSSA, encoded by the coding sequence ATGGCTGTGATGCTGGGTTTACTCGACAATATTTTGTTGGTTCCAAGCATAGGGGTGGATAGTTCAAGTCATGTGTGCATAAGCATCACAGGAGAATGTGGGGGGAGGGATGCCCAATTGCCTTATTTAGATTGGGATATGGATCGTTTGTTGACCCATCTCCATGTAGATCCTGAGCAGGGTCTTGATTCGACAGAGGCATCCAAACGGTTTCTCCAGGGGGGGCCGAATCGATTGAAGACGGCCCCCCGTCCGGCATTGTGGCAACAGTTTTTAGTGCAATTTAAGGATATTATGGTGTTGATATTGTTGGTGGCGACAGGATTATCCCTATGGTTGGGTGAGATCATTGATTCCATAGCGATCGTTGCTATTATCTTAGTCAACGCCATTTTGGGAATGGTGCAAGAGGCAAAGGCAGAGCGGTCCTTGCAGGCCCTGCAGTCGTTGTCATCGCCGGTTACAACCGTTGTACGTCATGGCGGGAAAACAAGGATACCAGCGGAGGAATTGGTCATCGGGGATATTGTTTTTCTTTCTTACGGGGATCGTGTTCCTGCGGATTTGCGCCTGTTGAAAACATCTTCCCTGATGATTGAGGAATCATCCTTAACGGGCGAATCCGATCCTGTCTCCAAAGGGGATGGGGTTCTGCCTACACAAACCCCTCTTGCTGATCGTTCCACAGTGGCCCACATGGGGACAATGGTGGTACGTGGTAGTGGAAGGGGTGTTGTTGTTGCCACAGGTATGGATACAGAGATGGGGAAGATTGCACGTTTGATTGAAACAACAGGGTCTGTTTCCACCCCTCTGCAGAAGCGATTGGTACAATTGGGTCGCGTACTGGTTGTTTTGGCCGTTTTCCTAACTATGATTGTAGTTCTAGCAGGGGTTGCTCATGGTTATAACGCATCCTATATGCTCTTGTCCGGTATCAGTCTGGCCGTGGCGGCGATCCCTGAGGGGTTACCCGCCATTGTGACGATCGCATTGGCGCTTGGGGTGCAACGTATGATTCGTCGCCATGCGATTGTGCGTAAATTACCGGCCGTGGAGACACTGGGTTGTGCCACTGTCATTGGCTCGGATAAGACAGGTACACTGACGGAAAATAAGATGGTAGTTACCCATCTTTGGATGGAGAGGCATCTGGTGCAGGTAACCGATACCGGTTTACGGGATGCTTCCAGAAAAATGCCTGATATTTCCCTACTAGAACGTTTGGTTTTAGTGGCAGAAAATTGTAACAACGCATGTTTGCTGACATCGGATAAGGGAACAGGGGATCCTACAGAGGTAGCCCTCCTGGCGTGGGCACGTCAGATGCGTCGTCACTACAGTTTGTCTAAGCATCCCGTCCATCGTTTGCAGGAAAGGGCTTTTGATTCCGAACGCAAACGAATGTCCGTGGAGGTTCAGCTTATAGAAAATGGCCAGAACTGTTGGTGCACTAAGGGTGCTCCCGAGACGGTGTTGCCGCTTTGCACCCACATCGTACAGGAGGGGAGGACCGTTTCTCTCAGTCCAAGTGTGCAGGGATATCTGTTAGCTAAGAGTCAAAACCTCGCTGGACGGGCCCTACGTGTTTTGGCTTTGGCGGATCGTATGGAGCGTGGCGAGGGTGAGGAAGGTCTTGTTTTTCTCGGTTTTGTTGGTATGATGGATCCACCAAGAAAGGATGTAGCACAGGTATTTCGTATCTGTCAGGCTTCTGGAATACGAACGATTATGATTACGGGGGATCACCGTGCTACAGCGGAGGCCATTGCCACCCAACTCAACATGAGGCGGATCGATAGTAAGACCCTCACTGGCGAAGAAATGGATCGATTCGATGATACAGAACTGTGCAAACAGGTGGAGATAACGGATGTGTATGCACGTGTGACACCGGAACACAAGTTACGTATTGTCCGCTCCCTTCAGGCTAATGGCCATGTTGTGGCGATGACGGGGGATGGTGTCAACGATGCCCCTGCCATTAAGGCGGCCGATATTGGGGTGGCTATGGGGGAAGGGGGAACGGATGTCGCTAAGGAGGCCTCCTCACTGGTTCTCGCCGACAATCGCTTCAGTACGATCGTGGCGGCTATTGAGGAAGGTCGTAATATTTATGAGAGTATCCAGAAGTTTGTCTGTTACTTATTGGCTAGCAATGTGGGCGAAATTCTGCTTATGTTGTTAGCCATGATGTCTGGATTTCCCACCCCCCTTGTGCCCATCCAAATTCTATGGGTTAATTTGGTTACGGACGGTTTGCCTGCCCTGGCCTTAGGTGTGGACCCAGCAGAGAGTAATGTGATGAAGAATCCCCCCCGGGATGCAAAGGAAAGTATCTTTTCGCGTGGTGTGGGTTGGAAGATTGGTACGCGCGGAATTTTGATTGGCCTTTGTTCTCTATTGCCTTTTTTGCTCTCCTTACGGGAAAATCCCATTGATTTGGAACGTGCCCAGACCATTGCTTTTACTACCCTGGTTCTGGCACAACTAGTGTTTGTGTTTGATTGCCGGTCGACAGGGACGATTTTCCAACGGAAGCCTTGGGATAATGTATGGTTGTTACTTGCCGTGGCTTCCTCTGCCTTTCTTCTCTGGATTGTGGTATATAGTTCCTGGCTGCAACCGATCTTTCATACCATAATGTTGACAAAGAGGGAATGGGTGCTCGTGGGTGTTATGGCTTGTTTGCCCGTTGTCCTGGCGGGTCTTTTGGATCGCTGGCGGATGGTGGGATTGGGGCTGTTGCGGAAAACTGTGCGCGGATCCTCCTCCGCATAA
- a CDS encoding transposase, whose translation MARGKFSLEFKQRAIEQVRDGQHVVQVSRQHDFAVSTMNRWIKGDREGILASSFSPSKGHRPDGFLVPPVSAEGG comes from the coding sequence ATGGCACGGGGAAAATTTTCGTTGGAATTCAAACAGAGAGCAATTGAACAGGTCAGGGATGGGCAACATGTTGTCCAAGTATCTAGACAGCACGACTTTGCTGTTAGCACGATGAACCGTTGGATAAAGGGGGATAGGGAAGGCATATTAGCCAGCTCATTCTCTCCCTCGAAGGGTCATCGTCCTGATGGATTCCTCGTCCCTCCGGTTTCTGCAGAAGGAGGTTGA
- a CDS encoding sortase domain-containing protein: MIRSITWLLWLIVLGSLGVCGYFSYQMWVQVRGSGTDDPLYAFNSMENARDTSPQPTIAPRKSVQKIAKSSEVCPKVMELTFPNRSDRVFDVRLAEHIEMENLCLKRGPTLIRRSSQLVFPGEPGLAVISAHRDTSFTFLRHKDLRVGDYAVTNDGKTKRVFQVRNIRTLPEKEAFLYPIRNKHSFLRITTCYPYVFIGGSPERRFFDFDLVREERGTNWRRSVVDVNP, from the coding sequence ATGATCCGTTCCATAACATGGCTGCTCTGGCTCATTGTCTTGGGATCGTTGGGCGTATGTGGATATTTCAGCTACCAAATGTGGGTGCAGGTTAGGGGTTCAGGAACGGATGATCCCCTCTATGCCTTCAATTCAATGGAGAACGCAAGGGATACCTCTCCCCAGCCAACCATTGCCCCAAGGAAGTCTGTACAAAAGATAGCTAAGAGTTCAGAGGTGTGTCCAAAGGTAATGGAGCTAACATTTCCAAACAGGAGTGATAGGGTTTTTGATGTGAGGCTTGCCGAACATATCGAAATGGAGAACCTGTGCCTGAAGAGGGGCCCTACCCTAATCAGGAGATCGTCACAACTTGTATTCCCTGGGGAACCTGGCTTGGCCGTCATCTCTGCGCATCGTGATACAAGCTTCACATTTTTAAGACATAAAGACCTAAGAGTAGGGGATTATGCTGTAACAAATGATGGTAAAACCAAACGCGTTTTTCAAGTTCGAAATATTCGTACCCTTCCAGAAAAAGAAGCTTTCCTATATCCTATTAGGAACAAGCATTCCTTTTTGAGAATTACAACTTGTTATCCTTACGTTTTTATCGGGGGTTCCCCTGAACGCAGATTTTTTGATTTTGATTTGGTTCGGGAGGAAAGGGGTACAAATTGGCGACGTTCCGTTGTGGATGTAAATCCCTGA
- a CDS encoding IS256 family transposase: protein MFGELDLEVPRTRWEFSPYLLPRYQSAKNTLKDFIYCLYLPGFSLRNSSKLLKERFNLQTPPETLSQWLQPYYNDAIQYFERDLSTTVYTAIGMDTLFVPIREEGRYVSKAIAVSTGITAEGRRDIIGITPSPDENVESYDQHIRKLKERGLNVNDIRIVTTDGHRAFPLVVRKHFPHHTVHQRCYVHAIRNIMNAAPKSMKKEMAKDASYVLRSGDMGQALERWSECAGKYRFGNKVTCEAWERLSPKKISLSLQAASITQNPILLPYILSTNYTESLNALFRERTNSKKGGFVGLEVAMKELMLTAFYWVGKQKENPNPLPVEDLLSIPADYESEISNGEPLPTTAYDFHPLLCTEQGQGCMDDVHTLDF from the coding sequence CTGTTTGGGGAACTAGATCTAGAGGTTCCTAGGACAAGATGGGAATTTTCACCGTACTTGTTACCACGTTATCAGAGTGCAAAGAATACCCTCAAAGATTTCATTTATTGTCTTTATCTTCCAGGCTTCTCCTTGCGAAATAGTAGCAAACTCCTGAAGGAAAGGTTCAACCTTCAGACGCCCCCGGAAACGCTTTCGCAGTGGCTGCAACCCTATTACAACGATGCTATACAATATTTCGAAAGGGATCTTAGCACGACAGTATATACAGCCATAGGTATGGATACCCTCTTTGTTCCCATTCGGGAGGAGGGTCGTTATGTTTCGAAGGCGATCGCAGTCAGCACGGGTATCACGGCAGAGGGGAGGCGGGATATAATAGGGATCACCCCCTCGCCTGATGAGAATGTGGAATCCTATGATCAGCATATAAGGAAACTAAAGGAACGGGGCCTGAATGTTAACGATATACGTATCGTTACCACAGATGGGCATAGGGCTTTTCCCTTAGTTGTACGCAAGCATTTTCCTCACCATACGGTTCACCAACGATGTTACGTTCACGCGATTCGTAACATCATGAATGCAGCTCCTAAAAGTATGAAGAAGGAAATGGCTAAGGACGCTTCTTACGTCTTACGGTCTGGGGATATGGGACAGGCACTAGAACGGTGGTCTGAGTGTGCGGGGAAGTATCGGTTTGGAAATAAGGTGACGTGCGAAGCATGGGAAAGGCTCAGTCCTAAAAAAATCTCCCTGAGCTTACAAGCGGCATCCATAACCCAAAACCCCATACTTCTGCCCTATATACTGTCCACGAACTACACGGAATCGCTGAATGCTTTGTTTCGTGAGAGAACGAATAGCAAAAAAGGTGGATTCGTTGGTCTTGAGGTAGCGATGAAGGAATTGATGCTTACCGCTTTCTATTGGGTGGGGAAACAAAAAGAAAACCCCAACCCATTGCCTGTCGAGGATCTTCTTTCGATCCCTGCTGACTACGAGTCCGAAATTTCGAACGGAGAACCTCTCCCCACCACGGCTTATGACTTTCATCCCCTCTTATGCACGGAACAAGGGCAGGGTTGTATGGACGATGTCCATACCCTTGATTTCTAG
- a CDS encoding transposase: MSTPRHCTTISRKDNPSSQPLFHVSPLQYSYGDFIASGDPTQLKYIVEEAREIENSPLTPVEQRDRVRKVRESLCALSEEFEREGAPPSRPNDRKQGFEQQQSKEGEDPIAEKWCPKPNNESLKEQKEENNAKKGGSKAQGERAAVIWKRDQKLLRILSTDAIYGSDDITVSKEEREIASHLAKAAKICLGDNDMAVRMHQFITTYPKQSTRMFLSTFIRTPLTNHRVDDIEEEFCTNGLKHAIELGLCFEQWYNHGMMPGNSRNGFTIRERNGLKIRIPQLREAVTTQMIGDSGILGYRDLKLVEGSWIRGISFQSISELLYEARGIEISPSTLKSHIQPLYNRLDSFGNQDLSGYKCFGIMLDASYDHTDIITHKGKRKKKRKRGKPVLTALGIFIDDEGIKLVYLGCKSVDSESTDNYALLVGELVKRGFSTKNVELMLSDRHRSFAGLRDKIFPQAELHYCGVHLTRNLGKKIPKCLKGPLGSVFLKAAYWVLKGTTKEEVWERFGLLKSALESTYDGEMKDAIEYLCVNIESHTNVVKFFSNPEIIRVLLNTNRIESMNRLISRWADWKGGFRSTEEQERAAHIAGLRMEKSPLIFPFKEGDLILDEEISDKEKCFEFRIGRVEKNCRSLMEICIKGWKGDCQELGNILASLAKQTIECCNGLLWIRHNQLLL, from the coding sequence ATGAGCACTCCACGTCATTGTACCACAATTTCCCGAAAAGACAACCCGTCAAGCCAGCCCCTTTTTCATGTTTCACCTCTGCAGTACAGCTATGGGGACTTCATAGCCAGCGGGGATCCAACGCAATTGAAATATATTGTTGAAGAGGCAAGAGAAATAGAGAATTCCCCGCTTACTCCTGTTGAACAAAGGGATAGGGTTAGGAAAGTAAGAGAATCCCTCTGCGCGTTGTCAGAGGAATTCGAACGTGAGGGAGCACCCCCCTCCCGGCCCAATGATCGTAAACAGGGTTTTGAACAGCAACAGTCGAAAGAGGGGGAGGACCCTATTGCTGAAAAATGGTGTCCAAAGCCCAACAATGAGTCATTGAAAGAACAAAAGGAGGAAAACAACGCTAAGAAGGGGGGATCCAAAGCCCAGGGGGAGAGAGCAGCGGTAATATGGAAGAGAGACCAAAAGCTCTTAAGGATATTATCTACAGATGCAATCTACGGATCAGACGACATAACAGTGTCTAAGGAGGAACGTGAGATAGCTTCCCACCTGGCAAAAGCCGCTAAAATTTGTTTAGGGGATAACGACATGGCTGTTCGAATGCACCAGTTTATTACTACATATCCCAAACAATCAACAAGGATGTTTCTCTCTACGTTCATCAGAACCCCACTAACGAATCATAGGGTGGATGATATTGAAGAGGAGTTTTGTACAAACGGTTTAAAGCACGCTATAGAGCTAGGTTTGTGCTTTGAGCAATGGTATAACCATGGAATGATGCCCGGAAACTCTCGTAATGGGTTCACCATTCGTGAACGAAACGGGTTGAAAATACGCATTCCTCAATTGCGTGAGGCCGTTACCACTCAAATGATTGGCGATTCGGGTATTTTGGGATATCGTGATCTCAAATTAGTGGAAGGTTCTTGGATAAGAGGCATATCATTTCAGAGTATATCCGAACTCTTGTATGAGGCAAGGGGTATCGAGATCTCGCCATCCACTCTAAAATCCCATATCCAACCTCTTTATAACAGGCTAGATTCTTTTGGTAACCAGGATTTGAGCGGTTACAAATGTTTTGGCATCATGTTGGATGCCTCCTATGATCACACTGACATCATCACCCATAAGGGTAAGAGGAAAAAGAAGCGTAAACGGGGAAAACCCGTACTTACAGCCCTCGGGATCTTCATAGATGACGAGGGCATCAAGCTGGTATATTTGGGTTGTAAGAGCGTGGACAGTGAATCTACCGACAATTATGCCCTGCTTGTTGGGGAACTGGTGAAGCGGGGTTTCTCTACAAAGAATGTGGAGTTAATGTTGAGCGACCGTCATCGGTCGTTCGCCGGTTTACGAGATAAGATATTTCCGCAAGCCGAGCTGCATTACTGCGGTGTCCACCTCACTCGTAACCTAGGAAAAAAGATCCCGAAATGTTTGAAAGGACCATTGGGATCGGTGTTTTTGAAGGCAGCTTACTGGGTCTTAAAAGGCACCACCAAGGAAGAGGTTTGGGAAAGATTTGGGCTTCTCAAGTCCGCCCTCGAGTCCACCTACGATGGTGAAATGAAAGACGCTATAGAATACTTATGTGTAAATATAGAATCACATACGAATGTTGTAAAGTTTTTTAGTAATCCAGAAATTATTAGGGTTTTATTGAATACTAATAGGATTGAGAGTATGAATAGGCTCATAAGCCGCTGGGCTGATTGGAAAGGTGGATTTCGCAGCACAGAGGAACAAGAGAGAGCAGCCCACATAGCTGGACTGAGGATGGAAAAATCCCCCCTTATTTTCCCATTCAAGGAAGGGGATCTAATCCTTGATGAAGAAATTTCCGATAAGGAAAAATGTTTTGAGTTTAGAATAGGGCGTGTCGAGAAAAACTGTCGGAGTCTTATGGAGATATGTATAAAGGGATGGAAAGGAGATTGCCAAGAATTGGGGAACATCCTTGCCTCGTTGGCAAAACAAACTATTGAATGTTGCAATGGGCTATTATGGATACGGCATAATCAGCTTTTGTTATAG
- a CDS encoding transposase — MRKKKPNLSEQPWEDHEGIGVEEKSRLLMLQTLATTVYGLPNEEKSSRTRVIDHRVSILCCFVMAIWNLQSERELINVINGNKMIRDIIGITKGFSRSLYDKNIKKCIAKNGETIIFNLLEFLSEEDQKVILSEIKEKYLFLDQVIVSTSRRAKDTATLRNYKGFHRGIGVTVVATMDGRIPLVLAMGPANLGEVEASCLLIPEISTLGCRGLVADSAYDVHDLFELCKQHGLKLLAGYNKRRAKTPNSITSPLRKENFYQLQTKGCKELMKKRSSGEHCFTILKHTMGLDKHRPTSYNQAFMLIVSYMMTICFDSMIQKKNNINIRKSPGRRFYQQIS; from the coding sequence GTGAGGAAAAAGAAACCCAATCTTTCAGAACAGCCTTGGGAAGATCATGAGGGCATAGGGGTAGAAGAAAAAAGCCGACTGCTTATGCTGCAGACATTAGCTACCACGGTCTACGGTCTCCCGAATGAGGAGAAGTCAAGCCGTACCCGTGTGATCGATCACCGTGTGTCGATATTGTGCTGTTTCGTTATGGCTATTTGGAATTTACAAAGTGAAAGAGAATTAATAAATGTTATAAATGGAAATAAAATGATAAGAGATATTATAGGGATTACGAAAGGGTTTAGTCGATCATTATATGATAAAAACATTAAAAAATGTATTGCAAAAAACGGAGAAACAATAATTTTTAACCTATTAGAATTTCTTAGTGAAGAAGATCAGAAGGTTATATTGTCGGAAATAAAGGAAAAATATCTTTTCTTGGATCAAGTGATTGTGTCGACAAGCAGACGGGCGAAAGATACGGCCACCCTTCGGAACTATAAGGGCTTTCACAGGGGAATAGGAGTAACCGTGGTGGCAACCATGGACGGCAGGATACCGTTGGTATTGGCCATGGGCCCCGCAAATTTAGGCGAGGTTGAAGCGTCCTGTTTACTGATCCCCGAGATATCAACCTTAGGATGTAGGGGCCTAGTAGCAGACAGTGCTTACGACGTACATGATCTGTTCGAATTATGTAAACAACACGGTTTAAAATTACTGGCTGGATATAATAAGAGAAGAGCCAAAACACCGAACTCCATCACCAGTCCACTGCGAAAGGAGAATTTTTATCAACTACAAACAAAGGGATGTAAAGAGTTAATGAAAAAACGTTCATCAGGAGAGCACTGTTTCACAATACTAAAGCATACAATGGGGCTAGATAAACATAGACCAACGTCATATAATCAGGCATTCATGCTAATTGTTTCATATATGATGACTATATGCTTTGATAGTATGATTCAGAAAAAGAATAACATAAACATAAGAAAGTCCCCGGGTAGACGTTTTTACCAGCAGATTTCCTGA
- a CDS encoding reverse transcriptase domain-containing protein yields the protein MANLFLHYAFDQWIETEHPDIRFARYVDDIIVHCRNKAQAEHLLSEIRQRLAECGLELHPEKTKIFYCEDDRRNGNHDVVAFDFLGYAFKAREVRSRRTGVRSVGFVPAISQKSKSKIARQVGKLGIPSRVGIDLEEIANLLHAKLMGWLTYYGAFYPSAIRNFLRDHIDQVLARWATKKYKKLNNWKKALRWVRYIRGKYRRLFVHWHLNRTRS from the coding sequence CTGGCCAATCTGTTCCTGCACTACGCTTTTGATCAATGGATAGAAACGGAGCACCCCGATATACGTTTTGCGAGGTATGTAGATGATATTATCGTCCACTGCCGGAACAAAGCGCAAGCTGAACATCTTCTTTCAGAAATTCGGCAAAGATTGGCAGAGTGCGGGCTGGAACTGCATCCGGAGAAGACCAAAATCTTCTACTGTGAAGATGATAGGCGGAACGGGAATCATGATGTTGTTGCCTTTGATTTTCTAGGGTACGCATTCAAGGCCCGTGAGGTCAGAAGTCGTCGTACAGGGGTGAGATCTGTGGGTTTCGTACCAGCCATAAGCCAAAAATCTAAAAGCAAGATAGCTAGGCAAGTTGGGAAGCTGGGCATCCCAAGTAGAGTGGGCATAGATCTGGAGGAGATAGCAAACCTTCTCCATGCCAAACTCATGGGATGGCTTACCTATTATGGCGCCTTCTACCCTTCGGCCATTAGGAATTTCTTGCGTGACCACATCGACCAAGTTCTGGCTCGATGGGCCACGAAGAAATACAAAAAGCTGAACAATTGGAAAAAGGCCCTGAGATGGGTTCGATATATACGGGGAAAGTACCGAAGGCTGTTTGTACACTGGCATCTGAATAGGACAAGATCCTAA
- a CDS encoding reverse transcriptase domain-containing protein, producing the protein MPACFREVQQLGWKLPEEETGMKQATSDQNPDRYNIQQKEVLKAWHQVMSNDGGPGVDQQTITAFAYDLRSNLYVIWNQLCAGSYFPSKVRRVWIPKSCGGKRPLGIPTVADRVAQTVIKNRLEPLLETHFHGDSYGCRPKRSAHQALRVTRERCWEYDWGIDLDIVGFFDNIPHHLILRALEHVGADKVTLLYCKRWLKAPVLLPDGTSEERVKGTPQGGVVKSPPGQSVPALRF; encoded by the coding sequence TTGCCTGCATGTTTCAGAGAAGTACAGCAACTTGGATGGAAATTACCGGAAGAGGAGACTGGTATGAAGCAAGCAACATCGGACCAAAATCCAGACAGATACAATATACAGCAGAAAGAGGTACTGAAGGCGTGGCATCAGGTAATGTCTAACGATGGAGGTCCTGGAGTGGATCAGCAGACGATTACCGCATTCGCATACGATCTGAGAAGTAATTTGTATGTGATATGGAATCAACTCTGCGCAGGATCCTACTTCCCCTCCAAGGTTAGGCGTGTGTGGATTCCCAAGTCATGCGGTGGAAAAAGGCCACTTGGCATACCCACGGTAGCAGACCGGGTAGCCCAGACGGTAATAAAGAATCGGCTTGAGCCTCTCCTAGAGACCCACTTTCATGGAGATTCCTATGGATGTCGCCCCAAGAGATCAGCGCATCAGGCGTTACGTGTAACCCGTGAGCGCTGTTGGGAGTACGACTGGGGAATCGACCTCGACATAGTGGGCTTCTTTGACAACATTCCGCATCACCTCATTTTGAGGGCCCTTGAGCACGTTGGGGCGGATAAAGTAACGTTACTCTATTGCAAGAGGTGGCTTAAGGCACCGGTATTATTACCTGATGGGACGAGCGAGGAAAGGGTTAAGGGCACGCCGCAAGGTGGAGTCGTAAAGTCCCCTCCTGGCCAATCTGTTCCTGCACTACGCTTTTGA